The proteins below are encoded in one region of Lactuca sativa cultivar Salinas chromosome 3, Lsat_Salinas_v11, whole genome shotgun sequence:
- the LOC111905198 gene encoding putative F-box/FBD/LRR-repeat protein At4g13965, which produces MEFDHDHVRRRVVEEDRLSSLPDELIHKILSCFDMKYAVQTCSLSSRWEFLWTSMPCFNLSSREFSCLPKFAKFVNHVLTHRNHQVEVSSVKLHFSGAASQVFVRKIASYMFSHNVQQLTVVCFPKKHHEFPPSLFSSQTLKHFTLSNRPLYTSPCLTPKTPWDFPALATLHLSHITLCEDHSQKSVDLFSKCVNLKNLTLEWFTVEAIDIITPRLSNLVLIKGRRSLVINLVAPQLEHLTIIDCSIDYLNAPPGLSSLCYTGDLPQQFSKDGFHSLNKVSICCDMYRPYKEKVACKAIKMLQELHSARYLTLNVDFIECLSSYPNLLSHHPSPFSNLICLTIDSSMRNDAYNVKMSTEARNFFLENSPNATFIMELPEPPPTKAMKQKEARAKKAKRAAEIAIHMTEFQALLDHENMNVERTQAKEKANVALEKLMAQSKAQVGKMHNQTERLMAEFKICVEEVRDLVNEEEAEVKAIISKGTLIRSLLEDMPKRERTEVEARYSRQLEEIEAQHVRLASRLVTLEGILACEQLMSHCISAYLASSNSSTTTIPTTSTSSINPMP; this is translated from the exons ATGGAGTTTGATCATGATCATGTTAGGAGGCGAGTGGTCGAAGAAGACAGATTGAGCAGCTTGCCAGATGAGCTTATTCATAAGATCCTTTCCTGTTTTGACATGAAATATGCTGTTCAAACATGTTCGTTGTCATCAAGATGGGAGTTTCTCTGGACATCAATGCCTTGTTTTAACTTGTCAAGTAGGGAGTTTAGCTGTTTACCAAAGTTTGCCAAATTTGTGAATCATGTTTTGACTCACCGCAACCATCAAGTAGAAGTGTCTTCTGTAAAGCTACATTTCAGTGGAGCAGCTAGTCAGGTTTTTGTGAGAAAGATTGCAAGTTATATGTTCTCTCACAATGTCCAACAACTAACTGTTGTTTGTTTTCCCAAAAAACACCATGAATTCCCTCCTTCCCTTTTTAGCTCTCAGACTCTTAAGCATTTCACATTGAGTAACCGCCCTCTTTATACTTCACCTTGCCTTACACCCAAAACACCTTGGGATTTTCCAGCTTTAGCAACTTTGCATCTTAGTCACATCACATTGTGTGAAGATCACAGTCAAAAGTCTGTTGATCTTTTCTCCAAATGTGTAAACTTAAAGAACCTCACTTTGGAGTGGTTCACTGTCGAGGCTATTGACATCATTACCCCTCGACTTTCTAATCTCGTGCTTATCAAAGGCAGACGCTCATTGGTCATCAACCTGGTTGCACCTCAACTTGAACATCTCACAATAATTGATTGTTCAATCGATTACTTGAATGCTCCACCAGGGCTTTCATCTTTGTGCTACACGGGTGATCTTCCTCAACAATTCTCCAAAGATGGATTTCATTCTCTGAACAAAGTGTCTATCTGTTGTGATATGTATAGGCCATATAAGGAGAAAGTGGCATGCAAGGCTATTAAAATGCTTCAAGAGCTCCATAGTGCCAGATATCTCACACTTAATGTGGACTTTATTGAG TGTCTTTCCTCTTATCCAAATTTATTATCACACCATCCATCACCTTTTAGCAACTTAATCTGCTTGACTATAGACTCTAGCATGAGGAATGATGCATACAATGTAAAAATGTCTACCGAAGCTAGAAACTTCTTTCTTGAGAACTCTCCAAATGCCACATTCATCATGGAATTACCCGAG CCACCGCCTACAAAAGCAATGAAGCAGAAAGAAGCTAGGGCAAAAAAGGCTAAACGCGCTGCAGAGATTGCAATCCATATGACAGAATTCCAAGCATTGTTAGATCATGAAAATATGAATGTTGAGCGAACGCAAGCAAAGGAAAAGGCTAATGTTGCCCTTGAGAAGCTCATGGCACAATCAAAAGCTCAAGTAGGGAAGATGCATAACCAGACTGAGAGACTTATGGCAGAGTTTAAGATCTGTGTGGAAGAGGTGCGGGATTTGGTTAATGAAGAAGAAGCAGAAGTTAAAGCAATCATTTCAAAGGGAACCCTAATAAGATCATTACTGGAAGATATGCCTAAGAGAGAGAGGACAGAGGTCGAAGCACGCTACTCTCGACAGCTTGAAGAAATAGAAGCACAACATGTTCGTCTAGCCTCTAGGCTTGTGACTTTGGAAGGAATCTTAGCTTGTGAACAACTCATGTCTCATTGCATCTCAGCATATCTCGCATCATCTAATTCCTCCACAACAACA ATTCCTACAACCTCCACATCGAGCATCAACCCTATGCCGTGA